The genomic region CCGAATCTGGGAGGTCCTCGGGGAGAACAGCCGGCAGATTGCGGCATTGACGGATCGGATGGAGAAGGTGGAGGCGCAGATTGCGGCGCTGACGGATCGGATGGAGGAGGTGGAGGCGCAGATTGCGGCGCTGACGGATCGGATGGAGAAGGTGGAGGCGCAGATTGCGGCATTGACGGAGGAGATGCGAGAGCTGCGGCGGGTGGTGGGTCGGATAGAGGAGCGATGGGGGCTGGTGCACGAAAACATGGCTGAGGATCTCATGCCCCGGTTTCTGGCCCAGACAGGCCGTCGGGTACGGCGGAGCGCTATGGTGCAGTTCGATGGGGAGGCCGATCTCGTCCTGGAGGTGGAGGAAGCGGATGGCCGTCGGATCACCCTGATTGTGGAAGTAAAGGGGCGGGTCTGGGGTCGTCGACCATTCGAGCAGGCGCTGGAGAGGATCAGGGACCCTGGTTTCCGGAGCTGGCTGCAGCGGGAAGGGTTCCCGGAGCCGGTGGTTCCCGCGGTTTTCGGACTGGCGGTATATGCAGGGGCAGATGCGATCGCTGGAGATCTGGGGGTGGGGTTATACGAGGCGCGGCGAGGAGAAGTGGTTCCTCCCCGGGCAACCGCTGCTCCGTGGGGATGGGCGTCCTCATCGGGATAACGAAGGCGCAT from Thermoflexus sp. harbors:
- a CDS encoding DUF3782 domain-containing protein, which encodes RIWEVLGENSRQIAALTDRMEKVEAQIAALTDRMEEVEAQIAALTDRMEKVEAQIAALTEEMRELRRVVGRIEERWGLVHENMAEDLMPRFLAQTGRRVRRSAMVQFDGEADLVLEVEEADGRRITLIVEVKGRVWGRRPFEQALERIRDPGFRSWLQREGFPEPVVPAVFGLAVYAGADAIAGDLGVGLYEARRGEVVPPRATAAPWGWASSSG